In Blastopirellula sp. J2-11, a single genomic region encodes these proteins:
- a CDS encoding HlyD family efflux transporter periplasmic adaptor subunit, with product MSASVENSSPESRPRLRLETSRRNWFWPILLVLLVAGIAFGAYYLPSSGIWGSTNEVSGALTYEVQRERLLITVTDDGNVESASNIDVKCEIAGGGTILWIVEDGKRVTKGEEIIRIDTSAIEDQLNAQKIVYEKALATKIETQEAFEAAKLAVQEYAEGTFLQTLQQMEATIKIAQQNLTTAQDMLGYSKRMSRKGYVTALQREADVYAVERAKLDLEVAETSKRVLTDFTKQKTIRELEAARDSAEARMRSEEAAFQLEKARLDRLEKQLVNCVIQAPQNGMVVYANETDRRGSTETGIAEGTIVREGQTIVRIPDLAKMQVKVTIHESKIDRIRTDMPARIVIQDRTFQGKVTGIANQPEPTGWFSANVKEYGTIVSIDGTQEALRPGLTAFVEIQVADIRDALTVPVSAVVEQRGNYFCWVQTLTGAERRPLTLGQTNDKLIEVLDGVKIGDLVLRNPRAVVADARIVADAGPEPLAEVSGEASAAGQASPSDSGGPTASGPPAGGPGGGSARPDPFQNDADQDGKLSRDEAPAPMKNFFDRIDKDGDGFITRNEMAASRAEREKSRSGTGAPPSGGPAGGPPRS from the coding sequence ATGTCCGCTTCTGTCGAAAACAGCTCGCCCGAATCGCGGCCTCGCCTGCGCTTAGAAACTTCGCGGCGCAATTGGTTTTGGCCGATTCTGTTGGTGCTGCTCGTCGCGGGAATCGCGTTTGGCGCCTATTACCTGCCCAGCTCCGGCATCTGGGGATCAACCAACGAAGTGAGCGGCGCGCTCACTTACGAAGTGCAGCGCGAACGCTTGTTGATCACCGTCACCGACGATGGCAACGTGGAGAGCGCCAGCAATATTGACGTGAAGTGCGAGATCGCCGGCGGCGGCACGATTCTGTGGATCGTCGAAGATGGCAAACGGGTCACCAAAGGTGAAGAGATTATCCGCATTGATACTTCGGCGATCGAAGATCAATTGAACGCCCAGAAGATCGTTTACGAAAAGGCGCTGGCGACCAAGATCGAAACGCAAGAAGCCTTTGAAGCGGCGAAGTTGGCGGTGCAAGAATACGCGGAAGGGACCTTCCTGCAAACGCTGCAGCAGATGGAAGCGACGATCAAGATTGCGCAGCAAAATCTGACCACCGCTCAAGACATGCTCGGTTACAGCAAGCGGATGTCGCGCAAAGGTTACGTGACGGCGCTACAGCGCGAAGCGGACGTTTACGCCGTCGAACGGGCCAAGCTAGATTTGGAAGTGGCCGAAACGAGCAAACGCGTCTTGACCGATTTCACGAAACAGAAAACGATCCGCGAATTGGAAGCGGCCCGCGATTCGGCCGAAGCGCGCATGCGTTCTGAAGAAGCGGCGTTCCAGTTGGAAAAGGCGCGGCTGGATCGACTGGAAAAGCAGCTCGTGAATTGCGTCATCCAAGCGCCGCAAAATGGCATGGTCGTCTACGCCAACGAGACCGATCGTCGCGGTTCGACCGAGACCGGGATCGCCGAAGGAACCATCGTGCGTGAAGGGCAGACGATCGTGCGCATTCCGGATCTGGCGAAGATGCAAGTCAAAGTGACAATTCACGAATCGAAGATTGACCGCATTCGGACCGACATGCCGGCGCGAATTGTGATTCAAGATCGGACCTTTCAAGGGAAAGTGACCGGCATCGCCAATCAGCCGGAACCAACCGGTTGGTTTTCGGCCAACGTCAAAGAATATGGCACGATTGTTTCGATCGACGGCACGCAAGAGGCGCTTCGCCCTGGGCTGACCGCGTTTGTGGAGATCCAAGTTGCCGATATTCGTGATGCGCTGACCGTACCGGTCTCGGCGGTCGTCGAGCAACGTGGTAACTACTTTTGTTGGGTGCAAACGCTGACCGGCGCCGAACGGCGTCCGCTGACGCTGGGACAAACCAACGACAAATTGATCGAAGTGCTGGACGGAGTCAAAATCGGCGACCTGGTGCTGCGTAATCCCCGCGCGGTCGTCGCTGACGCGCGAATCGTCGCCGATGCCGGACCAGAGCCGCTTGCGGAAGTGAGCGGTGAAGCTTCCGCAGCCGGACAGGCAAGTCCATCCGACAGCGGCGGACCAACCGCCAGCGGTCCGCCTGCTGGTGGACCAGGCGGCGGATCTGCTCGCCCTGACCCGTTTCAAAACGACGCCGATCAAGATGGCAAGCTCAGCCGTGATGAAGCGCCGGCGCCGATGAAGAACTTCTTTGATCGTATCGACAAAGATGGAGACGGTTTCATTACCCGCAACGAGATGGCTGCGTCTCGTGCCGAAAGAGAAAAGTCGCGCAGCGGAACCGGAGCGCCGCCGTCTGGCGGCCCCGCAGGAGGCCCTCCGCGTTCATGA
- a CDS encoding ABC transporter ATP-binding protein, whose protein sequence is MAAEFENLEKHYHLGDVVVKALRGVTAAFPEGDFVALMGSSGSGKSTLLNLLGALDRPTYGRYILGGYDVSTLSDRQLSQVRNQLIGFIFQSYNLIAQYTVLENIQVPLQYRPGRPPISSRDRNRCLDLAEQVGLSDRLDHRPYQLSGGQQQRVAIARALLNDPEIILADEPTGNLDSKTGAEIMQILGKLNREGRTIIMVTHEPDIAEQAKRQIYMRDGMIAGEGIFPG, encoded by the coding sequence ATGGCGGCTGAATTTGAAAACCTGGAAAAGCACTACCATCTGGGCGATGTGGTGGTGAAGGCGCTGCGCGGAGTTACGGCCGCGTTTCCGGAAGGAGACTTTGTAGCGCTGATGGGCTCTTCTGGCAGCGGCAAGAGCACGTTGTTGAATCTGTTGGGAGCACTCGACCGCCCGACTTATGGACGCTATATCCTGGGTGGATATGACGTCTCGACGCTCAGTGATCGGCAGTTGTCGCAAGTCCGCAATCAACTGATTGGGTTCATCTTTCAGTCGTACAATCTGATCGCCCAGTACACGGTTCTAGAAAATATTCAGGTTCCATTGCAGTATCGACCCGGCAGACCGCCGATTTCTTCGCGCGATAGGAATCGTTGTCTGGACTTGGCCGAGCAGGTCGGACTTTCGGATCGCCTAGACCATCGGCCGTACCAGCTTTCCGGCGGTCAGCAACAACGCGTCGCGATTGCCCGAGCACTGCTGAACGACCCCGAGATCATCTTGGCCGACGAGCCGACCGGCAACTTGGATTCTAAAACCGGCGCCGAGATCATGCAGATCTTAGGAAAGCTGAATCGCGAAGGTCGCACCATCATCATGGTGACGCACGAGCCCGATATCGCCGAACAAGCGAAGCGGCAGATCTATATGCGAGACGGAATGATCGCCGGCGAAGGAATCTTCCCGGGTTAG
- a CDS encoding TolC family protein, with protein MNPKSLATIGKLATCAALSTLFCWASTGCNRYGYVANADAEAQSLVAQKSNNPRWAIDNFNIDVNPRSRYYDTYDPVKPPMPPDDPYSHRYMHMVDNKKGWSHWGRNGIRPILENPRWLEELYQHSDVTEQGEIMLDLDDSVRLAILQSPDYQQQLETIYLSSLDVSTERFRFDVQFFGGNFTQFEHLGQERAGGESSKLRLDNGLEMNRKFATAGEFLVGIANSTIWEFAGPNRGVTTSILNFGLVQPILRAGGRVIALEQLTIAERTLLANLRAYAQYRQGFYTQVAFGELGVAGPQRRGGFFGGTGLTGFTGQGSGGFGGVGDATGFGRGFNANGAGGAGASGSGFAGGGAGTVGGFLGLLQQLQQIRNTQDSLSAQERTLDLLEANLDAGLIDIAQVDQFRQNIETERANLLQAHNNLETALDTFKRSTLGLPPNLPIALNDELIQKFKLTDPATTQTQVAIEEYISRFGDLPHIPTLEDLQMSIEDVDSLQHEVDTRVGEIPADLQKLESVTPARTLEMTESERGLFERDKDRLIEEVDDLESRNDLNRENVEKLASQIGMVEPNVVADQLVARLVEMKNLVSELGLIEARARIEQINIQRVYLTPEQALEIARANRLDWMNNRASLVDTWRLIEYNANALKSNLTIAFSGDLQTLGENPAQFRSQTGSLRASVQFDPPLTRLVERNSFRQQLIEYQQDRRDLIQFDDSVFADLRASLRTLEQLRLNLEIQRRAVVIAIRRVDQTREALSAPVAPAEPGQPALSLGPTAAQNLLFALSDLRNTQNNLMSVWLNYEANRMRLYRQLGIMQIDHEGIWVDTPLDLRPPDASEEIELPPAVPMEWLQEGYFDLPEEAEVEETESTDLAQPESADPPLWRVDRWLARLLPHEKENVAAQPVPSSYSDQVATANPQESRPNQTLVAPLPEAYEIEVSRERRYTNSEIQQMLQEMRARKEGEQAAAPLFPPENG; from the coding sequence ATGAACCCCAAGTCTTTAGCTACGATCGGGAAGCTTGCGACGTGCGCCGCGCTGTCGACCCTGTTCTGTTGGGCGTCGACCGGATGCAACCGCTATGGCTATGTCGCCAACGCCGATGCCGAAGCGCAGTCACTCGTCGCGCAAAAGTCGAACAATCCTCGCTGGGCGATCGACAATTTCAATATCGATGTCAATCCGCGCAGCCGCTACTACGATACGTATGACCCGGTCAAACCGCCGATGCCGCCGGATGATCCCTATTCGCATCGTTACATGCACATGGTCGATAACAAAAAGGGCTGGAGCCATTGGGGACGCAACGGTATCCGGCCGATCTTGGAAAACCCCCGGTGGTTGGAAGAGCTGTACCAGCATTCGGACGTAACCGAGCAAGGCGAGATCATGCTCGACCTGGACGACTCGGTGCGTCTCGCCATCTTGCAATCGCCAGACTATCAACAGCAGTTGGAAACGATTTATCTCTCCTCGCTCGACGTTAGCACCGAACGTTTTCGGTTTGACGTGCAGTTCTTCGGCGGTAACTTCACCCAGTTCGAGCATTTGGGCCAAGAGCGCGCCGGTGGTGAAAGCAGCAAGCTGCGTCTCGACAATGGTCTGGAGATGAATCGCAAGTTTGCGACCGCCGGCGAGTTCTTGGTCGGCATCGCCAATTCGACCATTTGGGAGTTCGCCGGGCCAAACCGTGGCGTGACGACGTCGATTTTGAACTTTGGTTTGGTTCAGCCGATCTTGCGTGCCGGTGGGCGAGTGATCGCCCTGGAGCAGTTAACGATCGCCGAGCGAACCTTGCTGGCGAACCTGCGCGCGTACGCCCAATATCGGCAAGGGTTTTACACGCAAGTCGCCTTCGGCGAGCTAGGCGTCGCCGGTCCCCAGCGCCGCGGCGGTTTCTTTGGCGGCACCGGTTTGACCGGGTTCACCGGACAAGGAAGCGGCGGTTTTGGCGGTGTTGGCGACGCGACCGGCTTTGGGCGAGGATTCAACGCCAACGGCGCCGGGGGAGCAGGAGCCAGCGGCTCGGGTTTCGCAGGCGGCGGCGCCGGTACCGTCGGCGGGTTCCTTGGTTTGCTCCAACAGTTGCAGCAGATTCGTAACACCCAAGACAGTCTATCGGCACAAGAGCGAACGCTCGATCTCTTGGAGGCGAACCTGGACGCAGGCCTGATCGATATCGCGCAGGTCGATCAATTTCGGCAAAATATTGAGACGGAACGGGCCAACCTGCTGCAGGCGCACAACAACCTGGAGACGGCGCTCGATACGTTCAAGCGATCGACGCTTGGTCTGCCGCCGAATTTGCCGATTGCGTTGAATGACGAGTTGATTCAAAAATTCAAGCTGACCGATCCCGCGACGACGCAAACGCAAGTCGCGATCGAAGAATACATCTCGCGATTTGGCGACCTCCCGCACATCCCGACGCTCGAAGATCTGCAGATGTCGATCGAGGATGTTGATTCGTTACAACATGAAGTTGACACGCGCGTTGGTGAGATTCCAGCGGACCTGCAAAAGCTGGAGAGCGTCACTCCGGCGCGTACCTTGGAAATGACAGAGTCAGAGCGTGGATTGTTTGAGCGAGACAAGGATCGTTTGATCGAAGAAGTCGACGATTTGGAGTCTCGTAACGATTTGAATCGTGAGAACGTGGAAAAGCTCGCCAGCCAGATCGGGATGGTCGAGCCGAACGTTGTCGCGGATCAATTGGTCGCTCGTCTGGTCGAGATGAAGAACCTAGTCAGCGAGTTGGGATTGATTGAAGCTCGCGCTCGGATTGAACAGATCAACATTCAACGCGTCTATTTGACGCCGGAGCAGGCGCTCGAAATTGCCCGCGCCAATCGCTTGGACTGGATGAACAATCGCGCGTCGTTGGTCGATACCTGGCGCTTGATCGAGTACAACGCCAACGCGCTGAAGTCGAATTTGACGATCGCTTTCAGCGGCGATCTGCAGACCTTGGGCGAAAACCCGGCCCAGTTCCGCAGTCAAACAGGTTCGTTGCGAGCGTCGGTTCAGTTTGATCCGCCGTTGACCCGTTTGGTCGAACGCAACAGCTTTCGTCAGCAGCTGATTGAGTACCAGCAAGATCGTCGCGACTTGATTCAATTTGATGACTCGGTCTTCGCCGATCTGCGGGCGTCGCTGCGCACTCTAGAGCAACTCCGTTTGAATCTAGAGATTCAGCGCCGAGCGGTGGTGATCGCGATTCGCCGCGTCGATCAAACGCGCGAAGCGCTGAGCGCACCGGTCGCCCCCGCCGAACCTGGCCAGCCGGCATTGTCGCTGGGCCCAACCGCCGCGCAGAATTTGCTGTTCGCCTTGTCCGACTTGCGTAATACGCAAAACAACTTGATGAGCGTCTGGCTCAACTACGAAGCGAACCGGATGCGTCTCTATCGCCAGTTGGGGATCATGCAGATTGACCACGAGGGGATCTGGGTCGATACGCCGTTGGACTTACGACCTCCCGACGCTTCGGAAGAGATCGAACTGCCCCCGGCCGTGCCGATGGAGTGGCTGCAGGAAGGATACTTTGATCTTCCCGAAGAAGCGGAAGTGGAGGAGACCGAGTCAACCGATCTCGCTCAGCCCGAATCGGCTGATCCGCCGCTGTGGCGCGTCGATCGCTGGTTGGCTCGCTTGTTGCCTCATGAAAAAGAGAACGTCGCGGCCCAACCGGTACCTTCGTCCTATTCCGACCAAGTGGCGACTGCCAACCCGCAGGAGAGTCGTCCTAACCAGACCCTGGTCGCGCCGCTGCCAGAGGCTTACGAAATCGAAGTCAGCCGCGAGCGGCGGTACACCAACAGCGAGATACAGCAGATGTTGCAGGAGATGCGTGCCCGCAAAGAGGGGGAGCAGGCGGCGGCTCCACTTTTCCCGCCTGAAAACGGATGA
- a CDS encoding HDOD domain-containing protein: MTSQPAAETGYIQQFVERASSLYSLPAVAMEVLEITGRPSIDAVQVKDCIERDPALTIKILRAVNSPLFGLSRQVSDLHQALALLGMKPLKLLVLGFSLPREMLDGVEADSLRRYWSIALTKAVAAREIAGFLGYRNGDEAFIAGLLADIGMLVLMQDLGTPYAHFIRKTDEEEASLLEMEVGTLGFDHIVLSSRLLTHWKLPTGIIDAVSAIKPLPFAAPLELESHSETARSLVLADRLSDILAGKRLAALPALVTAVAKYGPADLADFEQLAARVEAKVKQLANVMRVHIDDQASYSEIMLTAYARLSEASMDAALDVARHDPDELELHEAWREAKELTSAVASFRDRPRSAAPAPPPSVPKQAPMVATIETAKAFTKNIALDESSVARLDVEVQSCRQMRKPISVLQLTLDRYDDLLLHAGPDELVQTWQLVEKAVSAIIGDAGSCFVSADAVLMVVLPLHDRMQAVETAKRLVTGIRSWAQARAEIGGAAPLTISVGAAAIALAPKNFRSQELADAATRCMEVARRCGGDGVKSIEIL, translated from the coding sequence GGCGATGGAAGTGTTGGAAATAACAGGTCGGCCTTCGATCGACGCCGTTCAAGTAAAAGACTGCATCGAGCGCGATCCTGCACTGACGATCAAGATCTTGCGCGCAGTGAACAGTCCCCTGTTTGGTCTGTCACGACAAGTCTCCGATCTGCATCAAGCGCTGGCGCTGTTGGGGATGAAGCCGCTCAAGCTTTTAGTGCTCGGCTTTAGTCTGCCGCGGGAGATGCTGGACGGCGTTGAAGCGGATTCGCTGAGACGATACTGGAGCATCGCACTGACCAAAGCGGTCGCCGCCCGCGAAATTGCGGGGTTTCTCGGCTATCGCAACGGCGATGAAGCGTTCATCGCCGGCTTGCTCGCCGACATCGGCATGCTGGTTTTGATGCAGGACCTGGGAACGCCGTACGCTCATTTCATCCGCAAAACGGACGAAGAAGAAGCGTCTCTCTTGGAGATGGAAGTTGGCACGCTTGGTTTTGACCATATCGTGTTGAGCAGTCGTTTGCTCACGCATTGGAAATTGCCAACAGGGATCATAGACGCGGTGTCGGCCATCAAGCCGTTGCCGTTCGCCGCTCCGCTTGAACTGGAGTCGCACTCAGAAACTGCACGGTCGCTGGTCTTGGCCGATCGGCTGTCCGATATTCTCGCCGGCAAGCGTCTCGCCGCATTACCGGCGTTGGTAACGGCGGTCGCAAAATATGGTCCGGCCGATCTGGCTGATTTTGAACAACTTGCGGCGCGCGTCGAAGCGAAGGTTAAGCAATTGGCCAACGTCATGCGCGTCCACATCGACGATCAAGCTTCTTACTCAGAGATCATGCTGACCGCCTACGCACGATTGTCAGAAGCGAGCATGGACGCGGCGCTCGATGTCGCTCGCCATGATCCGGATGAATTGGAACTGCACGAAGCCTGGCGCGAAGCGAAAGAATTGACCTCCGCTGTCGCGAGTTTTCGTGATCGCCCGCGAAGCGCTGCTCCGGCCCCACCCCCAAGCGTCCCCAAGCAAGCCCCCATGGTGGCGACAATCGAAACGGCGAAAGCGTTTACGAAGAACATCGCGCTGGACGAATCCTCGGTGGCGCGACTCGATGTCGAAGTTCAAAGTTGTCGACAAATGCGGAAGCCAATTTCCGTCTTACAATTAACTCTCGATCGGTATGATGACTTGCTGTTGCATGCTGGGCCCGACGAACTTGTCCAGACCTGGCAATTGGTGGAGAAAGCGGTCAGCGCAATCATTGGCGATGCGGGAAGCTGCTTTGTCTCGGCCGACGCCGTCTTGATGGTCGTTTTGCCGCTGCACGACCGGATGCAGGCCGTGGAAACGGCCAAACGCTTGGTGACGGGAATCCGCAGCTGGGCCCAAGCACGCGCCGAGATCGGTGGCGCCGCTCCGCTGACGATTAGTGTGGGAGCCGCGGCGATTGCGCTGGCGCCGAAGAATTTTCGATCCCAAGAACTTGCGGACGCGGCGACGCGCTGCATGGAAGTCGCACGGCGTTGCGGCGGCGACGGCGTCAAAAGTATCGAAATCTTGTGA
- a CDS encoding ABC transporter permease produces the protein MIQRLFSTIRLGFKSLMLHKLRSGLAMLGIMIGVTAVIWLVAMGEGVSYQAQQQIKDLGATNVIVRSMKPSSGSTTGSSFIIEYGLTRDDYQRILEGVPTIRRAVPMREIKGDARAGSRESEIQLLGVTPDYRDMNHLLVERGRFLSDRDVIGEENVCVLAAGAATNLFAHENPVGRKIEIQFNGKSDVYKVIGQTADRTPSAAIGGSLAGRDFNTDVYIPLSTLRLRIGDQVITSRSGSREGEIVQLSQITVTVGEVEEVEEAAGIIEILLEKYHPLGDYAVVVPSELLRQAEMLRMMFNVLLILIAGISLLVGGIGIMNIMLATVTERTREIGIRRALGATQEDVIIQFLAETIVLSAAGGMIGVVFGFGCIPATYLAQTGMERWLPEVWSTLPTTIRDLQPRIAIWSIIASFLISVGVGVLFGLYPARRAAMMDPIEALRHE, from the coding sequence ATGATTCAGCGACTGTTCTCGACAATTCGGCTCGGTTTTAAGAGCCTGATGCTGCACAAACTCCGCTCTGGCCTGGCGATGCTCGGCATCATGATCGGCGTGACGGCCGTGATTTGGCTGGTCGCCATGGGAGAAGGAGTAAGTTACCAGGCGCAGCAGCAGATCAAAGACCTGGGCGCTACGAATGTCATCGTCCGCAGTATGAAGCCATCGTCCGGTTCGACGACCGGCAGCAGCTTTATTATCGAATACGGACTGACGCGTGACGACTATCAACGAATTTTGGAAGGAGTCCCCACGATTCGCCGTGCGGTGCCGATGCGCGAAATCAAAGGGGATGCTCGCGCGGGATCGCGTGAGAGCGAAATTCAATTGCTGGGGGTGACGCCCGACTATCGCGATATGAATCACCTGCTTGTCGAGCGAGGACGTTTTCTATCGGATCGGGACGTGATCGGCGAAGAAAACGTCTGCGTGTTGGCGGCGGGGGCAGCGACCAATTTGTTCGCTCATGAGAATCCCGTAGGTCGCAAGATCGAGATTCAGTTCAACGGCAAGTCAGACGTTTACAAGGTCATCGGGCAGACAGCCGATCGAACCCCGTCGGCGGCGATCGGCGGCAGTCTCGCGGGGCGCGATTTCAATACGGACGTCTATATTCCGCTGTCAACGTTGCGACTGCGGATCGGAGATCAAGTCATCACGTCCCGCTCCGGCAGCCGCGAAGGAGAGATCGTTCAGCTTTCGCAAATTACGGTGACCGTGGGCGAAGTGGAAGAAGTGGAGGAAGCGGCGGGGATCATCGAGATCTTGCTCGAAAAGTACCATCCTTTGGGGGACTACGCGGTTGTGGTTCCTAGCGAACTGTTGCGACAGGCCGAGATGTTGCGAATGATGTTCAACGTCTTATTGATTTTGATCGCCGGCATTTCGCTCTTGGTCGGCGGTATCGGCATCATGAATATCATGTTGGCGACGGTCACCGAACGAACGCGAGAGATCGGCATTCGACGTGCGTTAGGCGCGACGCAAGAAGATGTGATCATTCAATTTTTGGCCGAGACAATAGTGCTGTCGGCCGCCGGCGGAATGATCGGCGTGGTCTTCGGCTTCGGCTGCATCCCGGCGACCTATTTGGCGCAAACCGGGATGGAGCGCTGGCTGCCGGAAGTTTGGAGTACGCTCCCGACAACGATCCGTGATTTACAACCACGCATCGCGATCTGGTCGATCATCGCTTCCTTCTTAATCTCGGTCGGCGTCGGCGTGCTGTTTGGACTTTATCCTGCTCGCCGCGCCGCGATGATGGATCCGATCGAAGCGCTGCGTCACGAATAG
- a CDS encoding ZIP family metal transporter, which produces MQSTCIFTPNVYRGQIRFIPPLPSRAMDQFVVLTVYCGLIVAASMLGGALPSVMRLTHTRMQLMMSGVGGLMLGVGVLHLLPHGVAESGSIDIAVGGMFVGILSMFFLMRVFHSHHHAPVEKEYPEVAATEHSHDHDHHDGHGHCDHNHGDEGPKSAWRWLGIFLGLSLHTLIDGIALAAAVAAAAHAESGLAKLALGVFLGIVLHKPLDALSITFVMRAGGWSATSMNLINFGYSLMCPIGVVLFYFAIGGLDDAWRHNVVGGALGFAAGVFICISLSDILPEIQFHSHDKWKLSSVLLLGALLAVAIGWLEPPHAHHHTPAPASAPLPVPAMTPASEL; this is translated from the coding sequence ATGCAATCCACTTGCATTTTCACGCCGAACGTCTATCGTGGACAAATTCGTTTCATTCCGCCGCTTCCCAGTAGGGCCATGGACCAATTTGTCGTACTTACCGTCTATTGCGGGTTGATTGTCGCCGCCTCGATGTTGGGCGGCGCGCTTCCCTCGGTAATGCGACTGACCCATACGCGCATGCAGCTGATGATGAGCGGCGTCGGCGGCTTGATGTTGGGAGTCGGCGTGCTGCATCTGTTGCCGCATGGCGTCGCCGAAAGCGGATCGATCGACATCGCTGTGGGGGGAATGTTCGTCGGCATCTTGTCGATGTTTTTCCTCATGCGGGTGTTTCATTCGCACCATCATGCGCCGGTGGAGAAAGAATATCCCGAAGTCGCCGCTACCGAACATTCGCATGATCATGACCATCACGATGGACATGGGCATTGCGATCATAATCATGGCGACGAAGGGCCTAAATCGGCCTGGAGATGGCTGGGGATCTTTCTCGGACTATCGCTGCATACGCTGATTGACGGAATCGCGTTGGCGGCCGCGGTCGCCGCTGCAGCGCATGCCGAAAGCGGATTGGCGAAACTCGCCCTCGGCGTCTTTTTAGGGATCGTGCTGCACAAGCCGCTCGATGCGCTGTCGATCACCTTTGTGATGCGGGCTGGAGGCTGGTCGGCGACGTCGATGAATCTGATCAACTTCGGCTATTCGCTGATGTGCCCGATCGGCGTGGTCCTCTTTTATTTTGCGATCGGCGGACTTGATGACGCTTGGCGACACAACGTGGTTGGCGGCGCGCTCGGCTTTGCGGCAGGGGTCTTCATCTGCATCTCGCTTTCCGACATCCTCCCCGAGATCCAGTTCCACTCCCATGACAAGTGGAAACTGTCGAGCGTGTTGTTGCTGGGTGCGCTGCTAGCGGTCGCAATCGGCTGGCTTGAGCCGCCCCATGCACATCATCACACGCCGGCGCCGGCGTCGGCTCCTCTGCCTGTGCCAGCGATGACGCCTGCTAGCGAACTCTAA